The DNA sequence acatgtgacccagggaccaaatcaggcctccagagggctgctatcaggtccccaagcagatggttcttgtctgcttccttctccctctcgcttgcttccttctgcgtaacagcttgctttgcaaggcttgttcaatcgcacaggagctacagagcaaaacctctattttctccattggctgaggctcctccccctcctggtcccctggtaaaggaaggaaagagccagaactttctttccccagttccctggatcccatgggagaaatacaaaggaagcacctttaagaccaacaaatgctaatgtttaaacatattttttaaattttagttgtgtttgtctgtgtcctttaaaaagtttatctctctgctacctaatctgaataggtacacacgtggcccaggcCATCATAGCCCAGCCTGGCCTGtcagggtctcatttatatcagatctggccctcataacaaatgagttcagtaTGTGTGCCTGGTAAAGTAtgtgtgcctggcccaaggtcacttggcgaacttccatggcagagtggggatttgaacttgtggCCTCCTGGATCCTAATCTGACCCTCCTAACCGCTGCGCCGCAATGACGTGGGTCCGAGAAAGGCCCACGGCCCCCTTGGCTCACTCCACCTTTCCTTTTTGGTAGACTGCCTCCTCATGGAAATGCAGAGCGACGACCCCCTGAGACGCAACTGTGCCATCTATCGGCCCTGGTACTCTCCCTACAGCTACTTCGTGTGCATGGACAAAAGCGCCCCGGTGGATTCCTTCAGCTTACCCGGCATTCTTGGAGTCAGCGGCGGAGACATCCCAGTGGAGGCTGGTCAAGCTGAAGAGGCTTCCAACAGCGCCTCTTCCTCCTCCGGCTCCCTAGAGAAAGCTCGCCCCcaggagagcagcagcaggaagggtaGGCCCACGCCCGAGGCCAAGGACAGCATCACGTCCCAGGACATCCTCctggcctccaggtggcaccccCTGCAGCAGAACGGTTACAAATGCATGGCCTGCTGCCGCATGTTCCCCACTCTGCACTCCCTCAAGACCCACATCAAGTGCGGGCTGAAGGAAGGCTTCAGCTGCAAGGTCTACTACCAAAAGCTCAAAGCTCTCTGGGAGAAGGAACACAAGTGTCAGGTCAACAAATGCCCGGCGGGGGGTGGCTGCCACAGCCCCAGGAAGCTCAAATAGTCCTATGGGGAAAGCCATCAGCTATCACCTCCACTACCACGAAGACAAGAATAAAGCAAATTATTGCAGTCCCCTGGCAGATTCCTCTCATAGCAGCTCCCTCCCCTGGACACTGACCAGCAGAACTTCTCCTGTCTTCTTCCAAAGTCTCTGTCCCTCAAACAAGGTACTCTTCCCTCTTTGAGCCCCATTAAAACGGGGTTGCCCCGCTTCTACGGCTGGTACACAGACTCTGTCCCTGGCACTGGCAGAGCTTGGCTGTCTCCTCTCCCCACTGTTCTCCTACATTGGTCAAGGCCaacgtttcctctaagctgcagagtcttgtgagccaaaattctactttgtgagtcactggcattaaaatggtgagttactgcaaaaattattgtgctcgggggggggggggcggggtcatccttcctgagctaagacaaaaatgtgcgagctggaggctaaaaatctgtgagctagctcgtgctaactcagcttagagggaacactggtcaaagccaggtctttttttgtagcaggaactcctttccatgttaggccacacacacctgatgtagccaatcctcggagcgcttacacggctcttagtacagggcctactgtaagctccaggaggattggctacatcaggaggtgtggcctaaaatgcaaaagaggttctgctacaaaaaagccctggtcaaggcaCAGTTGCCCACATGACTGCAAGTACAGTCACTGGTCAGAACCCACGCCAAGGGCCTGGATGTTGCTTCTTTGGACTGCCCAAGTACCCGGTCCAAGGGGCACCATATGCAGGCCATACAGATGACAGAGCTAAGTCTGTGCAACTGCAGTGGTGAGGCGGTGACTCTGTGCAAGCTCATTTGCTGTCGGACATGGGCTTTGGCTCTCACTGGCCATTTCCTAACATGGCTACTGGAGACTGGGTCATCTGctgtggcaggggagggagcTCGAGGGAACAGGGGCTCCAGCCACCCTGCCGTTGGTGGGAGCAGGAGTCCTTG is a window from the Heteronotia binoei isolate CCM8104 ecotype False Entrance Well chromosome 2, APGP_CSIRO_Hbin_v1, whole genome shotgun sequence genome containing:
- the SPATA46 gene encoding spermatogenesis-associated protein 46; the encoded protein is MENFSLLTISGPRLPSFALKSLPDLTCPVVHTASLPDCLLMEMQSDDPLRRNCAIYRPWYSPYSYFVCMDKSAPVDSFSLPGILGVSGGDIPVEAGQAEEASNSASSSSGSLEKARPQESSSRKGRPTPEAKDSITSQDILLASRWHPLQQNGYKCMACCRMFPTLHSLKTHIKCGLKEGFSCKVYYQKLKALWEKEHKCQVNKCPAGGGCHSPRKLK